A stretch of DNA from Bradyrhizobium algeriense:
TCGTGACTTCCAGCAGCATGTCGATCTCGCGCTTGTGGGCGCGGCCGTCGGCCATGCGGGTCAGCACGCGCCACATCCACCCCGTGCCTTCGCGGCACGGCGTGCACTGGCCGCAGCTCTCATGCTTGTAGAAATAGGAAATGCGCGCGATCGCCCGGATCAGGTCGGTCGACTTGTCCATCACGATCACGGCGGCGGTGCCGAGACCGGAGCGCAATTTGCTGAGGCTATCGAAATCCATCGGCGTGTCGATGATCTGCTCGGCCGGCACCATGCGCACCGACGAGCCGCCGGGGATCACGGCCTTCAGGTTGTCCCAGCCGCCGCGAATGCCGCCGCAATGGCGCTCGATCAGTTCGCGGAACGGAATCCCCATCGCCTCTTCGACGTTGCAGGGCCGCTCGACATGACCGGAGATACAAAACAGCTTGGTGCCGACATTGTTCGGCCGGCCAATCGCGGCGAACCACGCCGCGCCGCGCCTGAGAATGTCCGGCGCAACTGCAATGGATTCGACATTGTTGACGGTGGTCGGGCAGCCGTAGAGGCCGACATTGGCCGGGAATGGCGGCTTCAGCCGCGGCTGGCCCTTCTTGCCTTCGAGGCTCTCCAGCAGCGCGGTCTCTTCGCCGCAGATATAAGCGCCGGCGCCGTGGGCGACATAGATGTCGAACGGCCAGCCGTTGATATTGTCCTTGCCGACCAGTTTTGCCTCATAGGCCTGGTCGATCGCGGCCTGCAGATGCTCGCGCTCGCGGATGAACTCGCCCCGCACATAGATGTAGCAAGCATGCGCGTTCATCGCGAAGCTGGCGAGCAGGCAGCCTTCGACCAGCAGATGCGGATCATGCCGCATGATCTCGCGGTCCTTGCAGGTGCCGGGCTCGGACTCATCGGCATTGACGACCAGATAGCTCGGCCGCCCATCGGTGGATTCCTTCGGCATGAACGACCATTTCAGGCCGGTCGGGAATCCGGCGCCGCCACGCCCGCGCAGGCCGGAGGCCTTCATCTCGTTGATGATCCAGTCGCGGCCCTTGTCGATGATCGCCTTGGTGCCGTCCCACGCGCCACGGCGGCGCGCGCCCTCAAGCCCCCAGTCGTGGAGGCCGTAGAGGTTCTTGAAGATGCGATCCTTGTCGTCGAGCATGACTTGAAGCTTCCTCAGATCAACGATTGGACTGCGCGTAAGCGAGACCCGCGGCGCATCCGCCGAAGGTCAACGCCCACAACAGGCTGGATTCGAGCGTCGCGCTCAGCGCGTAACGCTGCAGCAGAAAAATGAAAACGGCCGCCGCGATGGCGTGCATGCCGATATAGCGCCAGTTCTTCATCGCGCTGACCCTTCCCTGCCCGACCACGGGCAATGTGCCGTCACGCTTCATGTGGTTTCCTTCAGCGTCGTCGGCCCGCCCACCGGCGCCGAGAACTGACGGTCGATCTGCGGTCCCGGCTTCGGCGGATTGCCTGACGCGAAGCCGTCGAGCACCTTGCCGAAGTTTTCCTTGGTCAGGTCCTCGTAGGTGTCCTTCCAGATCAGCACCATCGGCGCATTCACGCAGGCGCCCAGGCACTCGACCTCTTCCCAGCTAAAATTGCCGTCCTTCGACAGATGGAAGGGATCGTGATGGATGCGGCTCTGGCACACCTTGATGATGTCCTCGGCGCCGCGCAGGCGGCACGGCGTGGTGCCGCAGACCTGCACATGGGCTTTCTTGCCGACCGGCTGCAGTTGAAACATCGTGTAGAAGGTCGCCACTTCCAGCACGCGGATGTAGGGCATTTCGAGGAGGTCGGCGACGGCGCGGATCGCGGCCTCCGAAACCCATCCCTCATGCTGTTCCTGGACGCGCCACAGGATCGCAATCACTGCGGACGCCTGGCGACCCGGCGGATACTTTTCGATCTGCGCCTTGGCCCAGGCGAGGTTCTCTTCCGAGAACGTGAAGCTCGCGGGCTGCAATTCCTTCGGTGCGAGGCGGCGGACGGACATCGTTCAGTCTCTCATTGCACGCGGCGCCCGGCTTTCGCATTGAGCGCATCGATCCGGGCGAGCCAGAATGCGCTTGCGGTGCCGAACACGTTGTAGCCGACATGGGTTGAAACCTTGATCCGGTCCAGAATCGAAAGGTCGGTCACGGTTTCAAGGCGATTGCTGCGCGGGTCGTAGACGATCAGCTTCAGCGGAGTCTGTTCGAGCATGTAGCGCGACACGGTGTGCTGGGGATCGTTGCCGTGTTCCTCACAGAGCAGCACGCTGTCACCCTGCATCAACCGCACGCCGCCCTTCATGGCCTCGATCTCGACGCCCTCGACGTCAAGCTTGATCAGATATTTGCCGCCGGGGGCGACCTTGCCGTCGTCGAGCAGGTTATCCAGCGCGATGACAGGCACCTCCTCGCCATCAGACTGGTCGCCGGCGATGCTGAAGGCCTCATGCTTGGTGCCGGACAGCCGCGCGGTGCCGCGTGTCGCGCCGATCGCGCATTTCATGGCTTCGAAGCGATTGCCGTTGATTTTGGCGTTGTTGGCAAGCTTCGGAAAATTCTGCCCTGACGGTTCGATCGCGATCGCCCTGCGCGAACCAAACGGCTTGCTCGATACCAGGACCGACCAGTAGCCGTAATTGGCGCCGCAATCGAGCAGCGTGTAGTCGACGTCGGCGGAATCCTTGAACAGCAACTCGAGTTCGTTCTCGTAATGGTAGGTGCGGTTGAGCAGCTTGCTCCAGTAGCCGTCGCCATAGGGAAACTCGAAGGTCGCGTCGGGATTGAGTTTGATCTGGATGCCGCGCTCGGGCAGCGTCGTGCGCAGGAGATTGGCGCACATATTGTAGCCGCGGTGCGAAAAATTCGACGCCACCTTCGAACCCAGCACCAGCGCAATCGCGGCCAAACGCTCCCACGCGTTCGCGCCAACGAGCGCGCCCGAAGCCCGGTCAAACTGGATGGGCGCCTGCGCCATCACCTATCGACCTCTCCGAACACGATATCGAGCGAGCCGAGAATGGCGGAGACGTCGGCGAGCAGATGGCCTTTGCAGATAAAATCCATCGCTTGCAGATGGGCAAAGCCCGGCGCGCGGATCTTGCACTTGTAGGGCTTGTTGGTGCCGTCGGAGACCAGATAGACGCCGAACTCGCCCTTCGGCGCCTCTACCGCGGCGTAGACCTCGCCGGCCGGCACGTGCACGCCTTCGGTATAGAGCTTGAAGTGATGGATCAGCGCTTCCATCGAGCGCTTCATCTCGCCGCGACGGGGCGGCGCGATCTTGTTGTCTTCGACGACGACCGGGCCCTGGCCATCCGGCGCACGAAGTTTCGCAATGCACTGCTTCATGATGCGCACGGACTGGCGCATCTCTTCCATGCGGATGCAGTAGCGGTCGTAGCAGTCGCCGTTCTTGCCGATCGGAATATCGAAATCCATCTCGGCGTAGCATTCATAGGGCTGCGCCTTGCGCAGGTCCCAGGCAGCGCCCGAGCCGCGCACCATCACGCCGGAAAAACCCCACTCCCAGGCCTGCTGCAGCGTCACCACGCCGATATCGACGTTGCGCTGCTTGAAGATGCGGTTGCCGGTCAGAAGCGTTTCGAGGTCCGCGACCACCTGCAGGAACGGATCGCACCAAGCTTCGATGTCGTCGATCAGTTTCGGCGGCAGGTCCTGATGCACGCCGCCGACGCGGAAATAGGTCGCATGCATGCGCGCGCCGGAGGCCCGCTCATAGAACACCATGAGCTTTTCGCGCTCTTCAAAGCCCCACAGCGGCGGCGTCAGCGCGCCGACGTCCATCGCCTGGGTGGTGACATTGAGCAGATGCGACAGGATGCGGCCGATCTCGCAATAGAGCACGCGGATCAACTGCCCGCGGCGTGGCACCGCGATGCCGAGCAGCTTTTCCGCCGCGAGACAGAACGCGTGCTCCTGATTCATCGGCGCGACGTAATCGAGCCGGTCGAAATATCCAATCGCCTGCAGATAGGTCTTGTGCTCGATCAGCTTTTCGGTACCGCGGTGCAGAAGGCCGATATGCGGATCGACGCGCTCGACGACTTCGCCATCGAGCTCCAGCACCAAGCGCAACACGCCATGCGCGGCCGGATGCTGCGGCCCAAAGTTGATGGTAAAATTGCGAAGGTTTTGCGGTTGTTCGTTCATGGTCAGGCCTTCGGCTCAGCCTTCTCATCGCCCGGCAGCGGATAGTCCGCGCCTTCCCACGGCGAGAGGAAATCGAATTTGCGGAATTCCTGGTTGAGGCGGACCGGCTCGTAGACCACCCGCTTCTCCTGGTCGTCGTAGCGGACCTCCACGAAGCCCGTGAGCGGGAAATCCTTGCGCAGCGGATGGCCGTCAAAACCGTAATCCGTCAATAGCCGCCGCATATCGGGGTGGCCGGTGAAGATCACGCCGTAGAGATCGTAGGTCTCGCGCTCGAACCAGTCGGCGCCGGGAAACACCTCGATGATCGAGGGTACCTGCGTGGTTTCGTCGGCCTCGGCGCGGACGCGGATGCGCTCATTCAGCGTCGGCGACAACAGGTGGTAGACCACGTCGAAGCGCTTTTCGCGGCCGGGATAGTCGACCGCCGTCACGTCGGTGATGTTGATGAAGCGCAGCGCGGGATCATCGCGCAGGTACTTCATGACCTCGACGATCTTCGTCGCATCGACCGTGACGGTGAGCTGGTTGAACGCGACCGCATGGGCGCTCGCCGCGCCGCCAAGCGCGCTAACAATCGTCTGCCCAAGGGCGTCGAGCTTGCCGTCGTCCATTACCTAAACCTTAGCGTTCGATGGTCCCGATGCGCCGGATCTTCTTCTGCAGCAGCAATATGCCGTAGAGCAGCGCCTCCGCCGTCGGCGGGCATCCGGGCACGTAGATGTCGATCGGCACGATGCGGTCGCAGCCGCGCACCACCGAGTAGGAATAGTGATAGTAGCCGCCGCCATTGGCGCACGACCCCATCGAGATCACGTAGCGCGGCTCAGGCATCTGGTCGTAGACCTTGCGCAGCGCCGGCGCCATCTTGTTGGTCAGCGTGCCCGCCACGATCATGACGTCGGACTGCCGCGGCGAAGCGCGCGGGGCGAAGCCGAAGCGCTCGACGTCGTAGCGCGGCATCGACACCTGCATCATCTCGACCGCGCAGCAGGCAAGGCCGAACGTCATCCACATCAGGGATCCCGTCCGCGCCCAGGTGATCAGGTCGTCGGCGGCGGCGACGAAGAAGCCCTTGTCCGAAAGCTCGTGGTTGACCTCGAGGAAGAACGGATCATTGGCGCCGACCGGCCTGCCGGTAGCGGGATCGAGAATGCCCTTCGGCGCCTGCGCGATCGCGGGCGAAGAGCCTGTTGCTGTCGGGCTCAGTCCCATTCCAGCGCGCCTTTCTTCCACTCATAAGCAAAGCCGACCGTGAGGACGGCGAGGAACACCATCATCGACCAGAAGCCGGTGGCGCCGAGCTTGCCGAAGGCGACCGCCCACGGGAACAGGAACGCCACTTCGAGGTCGAAGATGATGAAGAGGATCGCGACCAGATAGAAGCGGACGTCGAACTTCATACGGGCGTCGTCGAATGCGTTGAATCCGCATTCATAGGCGGAGAGCTTTTCCGGATCCGGCTGCTGGAACGCGACCAGGAACGGAGCGATCAGGAGCGCCAGACCGATCAGGCTCGCCACCCCGATAAACACGACAAGTGGAAGGTAATTCTGCAGGATGCCGGTCATCGGCGGTGCCTTTTCCTGCGGATTTGGCCGCAGATTCGTTGATTGGAATTATTCTTGGCTTAGCGCAGCGCAACAGAGGGCGCAAGACAAGCCGGCTTGAGGGTAATGCCTGCGTTTGACGCATCCGCAGAACCCGAAAAAGTGTTGCGTTCCGGCCTCGCCCGACCAACGCGCGCCGGGCCGCAAGGTGCCGAATTTCAGTTCAAATCCTTTTCATCTGCGAGCATCTGGGCGGCCGTGTCCGTCAGGCGGTCGATCTGCCCCAGCAGTACCTCGAGCTCGTCCTTGCCCAGCTGTTCCAGGAGCCGCCGGTTGCGCTCCTGCGCGCCTGCCACAATGGTGTCATGCGCCGCCAGGCCCGCCTTGGTCAGGCAAACCAGCGTCTCGCGGTTGTCCCGCGGATTGACCTCCTTGGCGACCAGCTTCCGCGTGACCAGTTCCGCCAGTGCGCGGCTGATCTGCCCCTTGTCCATGCCGACCGCTTCCGCGAGCCTGATGACGCTCATCGGCGGCCGCCGCCCCAGCGAGGCCACCAGACCGAACTCCACCGAGGACAGCCCCGCCAGCCGCTTGTAGCGCAGGATCGCGCCGCGCTTGAGCAGATTGGCCAGCACCATCAGCCGCGACGACATCATCGCGGTGATCGGCGCCAGCTCCTCAGCCGCAGCGGGCGGCGGCGCGGCCTGCTTTCCCGGTTTCTGGTTCATAGCAAACCTCTGCCAACAAAGTAGGCCGGTGCCAAGCTCGCCGGCGATGGCGATCGAACAAGACAATCGACCGATACGATATGACGATCGTTGACATTGTCATCTATTTGCATTTCACTAAACTTCCATACGACCGCGGCGCCAAAAGCCGCGGCGGGAGGAAACGGCATGAACATTACGCAGCGGGATCGCGATCTCGGGACCGGCTATGCCATGAAGCCGTCCACCACGCGGACCGAACTGACCTCGGTCGGCCGCGGCACGCCGATGGGCGAACTGCTGCGGCGCTACTGGCACCCCGTCGGACTTGTTGCCGACGCTACCGATATCCCCAGAAAACTACGCGTGCTCGGCGAGGACCTGGTGCTGTTTCGCGACAGGCACGCCCGAGTCGGCCTGCTGCACGCCCGCTGCTGCCATCGCGGCACCACGCTCTATTACGGCAAGGTCGAGGAAGACGGCATCCGCTGCTGCTATCACGGCTGGAAGTTCGACACCGAGGGCCGTTGCCTCGAACAACCCTGCGAGCCCGAAGGCGGCCTGTTCAAGGACAAGGTGCGCCAGCCCTGGTATCCCCTGCAGGAACGCTACGGCCTGATCTTCGCCTACCTCGGGCCCGCCGAGAAGCGGCCGGCCCTGCCGCGCTACGAATGCCTGGAAAACATGGACGATGGCGAGTTCGTCGAGGCCGATGACTCTTCCATCGGTGGCGGCGGCCCCGCCGTCATCCCCTGCAACTGGCTGCAGCATTTCGAAAACGTGGTCGACCCCTACCACGTCCCGGTGCTGCACGGCTCGTTCTCGGGGCCGCAATTCACCAACATGATGGCCTCGATGCCGGAGGTGAAGTTCGAGATGTCGCCGCGCGGCGTCATCGTGCGCTCGATCCGACGTCAGGACGACGGCAAGGTGTTTTATCGGGTGACGGAAGCCGCCCTCCCCACGCTGCGCGTGGTGCCCAATCCGCGCGTCGCGCAATTCGCCCGCGTCGAATCGATCGGCTGGACGCTGCCGATCGACGACACGTCGTTCCGCATCTATGTCGCCGGCCGGGTGAAGAATTCGGGCGACATCGGGCGGATGCGCTCAAAATTCAACGGCAAGTTCTGGTGGGACATGACCGAACAGGAGCACCAGCAATTCCCGGGCGACTACGAGGCGCAGGTCGGCCAGGGCCCGGTGACGCTGCACTCAGAAGAGCATTTCGGCCAGAGCGACCGCGGCATCCTGATGATCCGGCGGATGCTGGGCGATCAGCTGGAAGCTTTGGCCGCGGGCCGCGATCCGATCGGCGTCTCCTTTGATTCAAACGCGCCGCCGGTTGAATTCGAGGCGGGGAATTTCATTCGCGAGGCGTGAGCCGGCACGTTCGGCAAAAGACAACATCCAGGGGGAAAGCATGGTCGATCTCGCGCCGCAGGCGACTGTTCAAGCGGAGGCCGCCGCAAGGCCCTCGATCCGGCGCTATTACGTGCTCGCGCTGTTGACCGGCATCTATGCGCTGAACTTCCTCGACCGCACCATCTTCAACGTCCTGATCGAGCCGATCAAAAAGGAGTTTGCGCTCAGCGACACCACGATGGGCCTGCTGGCAGGCTTCGGCTTCGTGCTGTTCTATTCGCTGCTCGGCATCCCGATCGCGCGCCTCGCCGACCGCTTCAACCGCCGCAACATCGTGGCCGTTGCGCTGGCGTTCTGGAGCGCGATGACGGTGTTCTGCGGCATGGCGCACAGCGTGACGACGCTGGCGCTCGCGCGCATCGGCGTCGGCATCGGCGAATCCGGCGGCACGCCCGCCTCGCAGTCGATCATTGCCGATCTCTTCAGCAAGAACGAACGCCCGCGCGCGCTCGGCGTCTACGCCATCGGCACTTATCTCGGCGTATTCCTCGGCTATTTCATCGGCGGCTATATCAACCAGTACTACGGCTGGCGGATGGCGTTCTATGTCGCCGGCCTGCCCGGCATCGCGCTCGCCGCGGTGCTGTGGCTGACGATCTCCGAGCCGAAGCGCGGGGCGATGGCGGAGACGTTCACGCCGGAGCCGATCAGGCCGACGCTCGGCTTCCTCGCCTCGCAGCGAACGTTTGTCATTTTGCTCGCGGGCTTTTGTCTCACCACCTACACCAACTACGCGACCTCGGCCTGGATTCCGCCGTTCCTGGCGCGGGTGCACCATCTCTCCAGCGCCGAAATCGGCACCTATGCCGGCACCTTCAAGGGGCTGTGCGGCATCGCCGGCACGCTGCTCGGCGGATTCATGGTGGCCCAGATCAGCCGCCGCGACGATCGCTGGAAGCTGTGGGCACCCGCGATCACGTCAGGCCTCGCGGGACCGGTGTTTGCGCTTTGCATGCTGACACCGGACTTCACCACGATGGTGGCGACACTGGCCGCCACCTCGCTCCTGGTCGGCTTTCATCTCGGCCCGATCTTTGCAATCGCGCAAACCGTCGCCAAGCCGAGCATGCGGGCGCTGGCTTCCGCCATCATGCTGCTGACAGCCGCCGGATTCGGCCAGGGCGTCGGCCCGCTCGCGGTCGGCATGCTCAACGACGCGCTGAAGAATGACTATGGCGCGCAGGCCGTGCGGTATTCGCTGCTGTCGGCTGCGGTCACGACCACGCTCGGCGCCCTTTTGTTCATCTGGGCGGCACGGTCGATACGCGCCGACATTCAGCGGGCGAGCTGACCGGCCGGCTCGCCGCCGGCGCTTCCTCCTTTGTTTTTATTGTTGTTTTGATACCGGCCCGCGTCCCCGCGGCCCGCATCGCTGTGGGTTAGGATCTGTATGTGATCTACATCACGGATGATTTGGCAGAAAACAGGCGAAATACCGGCCGAATGAAACCATTTTGCCGAAACGGCGAAACGATCCTGAAACACACAGGGCGTACCTCTCTCACAGCAGGGACGCGGAAGGCGTCCGGGAGGCATCACATGAACCACTCAATTCACTCAGCGGATCGCAGTACCCACCTGAAGATCGTGGTTGTCGCGCTCGTGGCGGGGATCGCGGTGGCAGCTTTCGGCATTTCCGCCCGGACCGGTGCGGATTACAGCCAGACGGCGCAGGTCGTGAAGGCCGGCAAGGCGGTGGTCGTCACCAGCTCGAACACCTCGACGGTCCGTTAGCGGTATCGATTTTATTGGAATAAAAACGGCCGCCTTCGGGTGGCCTTTTTGTTTGCGGCCGGTCGTGAAGAAATCGGTATCAAGCCATTGAAAAATGGCGCAGCGCCCTTACTCGGCGACCATTTGAAATCTCCTCGGACACACACTGCGTGCAAGAAGAGGTTGACGACCCTATCAGATGGGCAGCAGCACGATTTCCGAATACAGCCTGTCGAGGTCGCCGGCCGCGAGTTGCGGGGAACGGTAACAGGCGCGCAGCGAGAGCATCACACCTCGTGGCTGGACCGGAAACAGCCGCGCCTCCCCGACGAGCGCCGCCGTCCGCTGTCGCCGCAGGATCGCTAGCTTGACGCGCTCGAGATGCCGCAACAGCAGCTCCGGTGCACTACAATGCAGGATGTCCGAATAGGGGATTCCCAGCGGCAGAACTCGCGCCAGTCCTCCCAGTCGGCTCGCCGCAACACGGTGAATGCGGCGCTTTACCACGAGATAGGCATAGTCGGCCCCGTCGCTGACGGTGAGCTGCAGGGCGTCATACGTTGCGTGATCGTCGAAGATCTGTCGTTGTTCGCCGGTCAACCTCTCGCGGATCACAGCCGGATCGAAGCTGATGACCGGCCGGTTCGGCCCGAACAGCGTCTCGGCCTGTAGCAATGGCGGCATGGCGATCCTGTGCGACTCCAGCGGCTTGAAACGCTGCGCCATCAGGGCAGCCCAAGATGTCGGCTGTGGGGTGAAGCACGTATAGGTGAGGCCCTCCTCCTCCAGCAGCGAGGCAAGCAGGGCCATGCCCCAGCCGCGGTATTGCGCGTGTACGACCCAGGAGGACAGATTGCAGACGAGCACGGCCTCACCGTTCACCTGCCGCCGGGCGGTAACAGCCCCGATGAACCCAGCGATTGCGTCGCCGTCAAGGAGTATGAAGCCGCGCCCGTGATCGGACCACTCATGGTCGAACAGCCGACGCCATGTCGCGGCATTGATGCCCGACTCGCGGAAGGATTCCTCAAGGAAGCGGCAGATCGGCTCTCGGTCGTCCGGACCCACGGCACGGAGACGCGGGCCGGACTGACTAAACTGCTGCGCCGTCACTGCCTCCTCGCCGACGGAGAGGACCGTGATCAGGCCTTCGATCGAGGGCGCCGCCAGAAAGGCCGAGAGGGGCACGGGATACCCGGCATAGCTCTCGATCTCGAGCAACAGGCTCACCACTGTGAGCGAGTCCGCACCGAAGCCAAGAAGATTATCGGACCAGCCGATGGGCGCAACGCCCAGCACGCGTTCGCAGATCGCCTGCAGGTCCTGCCGTAGCCGGTCAGGGTCCGGGATCGCCCCACGGCCTGGCGGTGGCCCCCGCGCCCCCCTGACAGCCGGAGGCACGCGGAGAACCGGATGCTTGGCAATGGCATCAAGGCATTCCGGGTTCAGCAGAGCGTCGCGATTTCGTACAGGGCGGCCATTCACCGCGTCCCGCGCCGCGGCTTCGGACCGCTTGCCGTTGAAGGTGACAGGAAGCGCCTCGACTTGTGCAATACGCGCCGGCACGAAGGCCGGCGAGCCGCACCGCGCAAGCTCCGAGCGGATGTGATTCACCATCTTGTCGTTGAGTACCAGACCTTCGCGCAGCACGAGCAAGAGAACCATGCGTGTGCCGCCTGGCTCCTCTTCTGCTTGCTGTTCGACCGCAATAGCCTCGAGGACGTCCTCGATACAATCGAGGATGCGGTAGATCTCCCCGGTGCCTGTGCGGATGCCGCGCACATTGAGAACTCCGTCGGAACGGCCATGCAACCGCCAACCGCCATGGGGCGTGGCTTCGATCAGATCGCCATGCGTCCAGAGGCCGGGGTTCTGGGCGAAGTAGGCGGCATGAAAGCGCGTGCCGTCGACATCACCGTGAAAGCCAAGGGGGCGCGAGGGAAAAGGGTTGCCGCAGACGAGCTCGCCGATGCGCGCCTCCGGATCGTGAGGCGGCGGGAGCGAGCGGACATCGAGGCCGAGGCTGCGGCACTGTGCCTCGCCGCGATGGACGGGCAGGTCCGGATTGCCCAGGACAAAGCAGCCGATGATGTCGGTGCCGCCCGAGATCGACTGCAGCGGCATCGCCGCTTTCACTTCGCCGCGGACCCAGTCGTACTGGCGGGGATACAGGGTGGAACCGGTGGAAAGCATAGCCCGCAGGGCTGAAAGGTCGAACATCCGACCCGGGGAAGAGTCTTTCTGCTCGCAGAAGTGCAGATAGGCAGGATTGGTGCCGAAGACGGTCACGCGCTCCTCGGCGACGATCCGCCAGAACGTGTCTGGCGCCCCGAGCGGCCCATCGTAGAGGACAATCTCCACGCCGGAGGCGAGCGCGGAGAGCTGCCAGTTCCACATCATCCAACCGCAGGAGGTCTGAAAGAACAGCTTGTCGCCCGGCCCGAGATCACAGTGCAACCGGTGCTCTTTCACATGCTCCAGCAGGGTGCCGCCGGCGCCATGCTGGATGCATTTTGGCGCGCCCGTGGTGCCGGAGGAGAACATGGTAAACAGCGGCTGGTTGAACGGATAGCGCGGCCAGCCGGGTGGGTCCTTGTCGGTGTCGTCATCGCGGATCAGATCGTTAAGCCTGTGCAGAGGCACCATGATCTCGCCGGCGGGAAGCGAGCCGTCGTCCAGAGCAATTATCGCGGTAAGGCCCGGCAGGCCGGCCGCCGCTCCGACGACGCGCTCGGAGACGGGGACGCCCGGATCCCATGGCTCAGCTCTGAGGCAACCGAAGAGCACCACAGGCTCCAGAGGGGCGAAGCGCAGGAGGATCGCAGGCACACCCATGTCCGGCGCGCAGCTAGCGAAAGTCGCACCAATGGCCGTGGTGGCCAGGCAGGCAATGGCCGCCTCGGCGTTGTTGCGTGCGATCGCCACGACGTGATCGCCGGGGCGCACACCGAGCTGCTGCAGCGACTTCGCCAACCGGGCAACCGTGCAGCGCAGAGCGCCCCGCGTGAGCCGGTCGCGGCTGCCGTTAGCATGGCAGGCCGTCAAGACCGACTGGCCGGGACTGCCGGTGAGGAGGCATTCGGCGTAGTTGAGACGAAGATCTGGGAAGAAGCGCGCGGTCTCGCAGGCATCGCCGACGCAGACCGGCTCGACCCCGCCGTGCCAGGGCAGGTCGGACCACTCCAGGAAGAGGCGCCAAAAGCGGCGGAAGTCCTCAACCGAGAAGCGGTCCATCGCAGCATGATCAGGCAGGTGCTGTCCCGTCCGGACCTCGCACCATTGCATGAAGGCAGTCAGTTGCGAATGCGCGACGGCCTGATCATTGGAACGGAACGCCCCTTCCGCGAAACCCTCATGAAAAGACCCTGCACCATTAGTCAGAGGCATCCCCTGGGCCGCTCCATCTCAAGCGCTAGGCACTATAATTGGAGAATAATTGGGGAAGAGTGGCAATCGCAGATACAATCCGTAGGTAATCATTTGGCGGTACGCGTGCAGGCGAGTGTATCGCGCATCTGAATATGAATTGTGAGTACGCGACATCCCGGCCCCTGTTGCACGGTTTGGAGGGGCAGTTGTTCTCGGCCTATCGGACCGGCGGTGAATGGTTCGTGGCGGGCCGTCCGCTGCTGCTCACAGAGGCCGGGAAGTGATTAAAATGGCGAAAAGTATTTCACTGTTCCGGAGGGCCGCCAACTGAGGCGGCCTCTACACTCATCAGCAAACCATTTGGGAATGACCGGATGTATCCCGAGTTCCCGTCGCAAAGCACCCGCGCTTCGGCCGAT
This window harbors:
- a CDS encoding NADH-quinone oxidoreductase subunit C, which codes for MDDGKLDALGQTIVSALGGAASAHAVAFNQLTVTVDATKIVEVMKYLRDDPALRFINITDVTAVDYPGREKRFDVVYHLLSPTLNERIRVRAEADETTQVPSIIEVFPGADWFERETYDLYGVIFTGHPDMRRLLTDYGFDGHPLRKDFPLTGFVEVRYDDQEKRVVYEPVRLNQEFRKFDFLSPWEGADYPLPGDEKAEPKA
- a CDS encoding NuoB/complex I 20 kDa subunit family protein, encoding MGLSPTATGSSPAIAQAPKGILDPATGRPVGANDPFFLEVNHELSDKGFFVAAADDLITWARTGSLMWMTFGLACCAVEMMQVSMPRYDVERFGFAPRASPRQSDVMIVAGTLTNKMAPALRKVYDQMPEPRYVISMGSCANGGGYYHYSYSVVRGCDRIVPIDIYVPGCPPTAEALLYGILLLQKKIRRIGTIER
- a CDS encoding NADH-quinone oxidoreductase subunit A, which encodes MTGILQNYLPLVVFIGVASLIGLALLIAPFLVAFQQPDPEKLSAYECGFNAFDDARMKFDVRFYLVAILFIIFDLEVAFLFPWAVAFGKLGATGFWSMMVFLAVLTVGFAYEWKKGALEWD
- a CDS encoding FkbM family methyltransferase — translated: MAQAPIQFDRASGALVGANAWERLAAIALVLGSKVASNFSHRGYNMCANLLRTTLPERGIQIKLNPDATFEFPYGDGYWSKLLNRTYHYENELELLFKDSADVDYTLLDCGANYGYWSVLVSSKPFGSRRAIAIEPSGQNFPKLANNAKINGNRFEAMKCAIGATRGTARLSGTKHEAFSIAGDQSDGEEVPVIALDNLLDDGKVAPGGKYLIKLDVEGVEIEAMKGGVRLMQGDSVLLCEEHGNDPQHTVSRYMLEQTPLKLIVYDPRSNRLETVTDLSILDRIKVSTHVGYNVFGTASAFWLARIDALNAKAGRRVQ
- a CDS encoding MarR family winged helix-turn-helix transcriptional regulator, which translates into the protein MNQKPGKQAAPPPAAAEELAPITAMMSSRLMVLANLLKRGAILRYKRLAGLSSVEFGLVASLGRRPPMSVIRLAEAVGMDKGQISRALAELVTRKLVAKEVNPRDNRETLVCLTKAGLAAHDTIVAGAQERNRRLLEQLGKDELEVLLGQIDRLTDTAAQMLADEKDLN
- the nuoF gene encoding NADH-quinone oxidoreductase subunit NuoF, coding for MLDDKDRIFKNLYGLHDWGLEGARRRGAWDGTKAIIDKGRDWIINEMKASGLRGRGGAGFPTGLKWSFMPKESTDGRPSYLVVNADESEPGTCKDREIMRHDPHLLVEGCLLASFAMNAHACYIYVRGEFIREREHLQAAIDQAYEAKLVGKDNINGWPFDIYVAHGAGAYICGEETALLESLEGKKGQPRLKPPFPANVGLYGCPTTVNNVESIAVAPDILRRGAAWFAAIGRPNNVGTKLFCISGHVERPCNVEEAMGIPFRELIERHCGGIRGGWDNLKAVIPGGSSVRMVPAEQIIDTPMDFDSLSKLRSGLGTAAVIVMDKSTDLIRAIARISYFYKHESCGQCTPCREGTGWMWRVLTRMADGRAHKREIDMLLEVTKQVEGHTICALGDAAAWPIQGLIAHFRHEIEARIDQYSHKADIDDIGVRDPVNMVAAE
- the nuoE gene encoding NADH-quinone oxidoreductase subunit NuoE codes for the protein MSVRRLAPKELQPASFTFSEENLAWAKAQIEKYPPGRQASAVIAILWRVQEQHEGWVSEAAIRAVADLLEMPYIRVLEVATFYTMFQLQPVGKKAHVQVCGTTPCRLRGAEDIIKVCQSRIHHDPFHLSKDGNFSWEEVECLGACVNAPMVLIWKDTYEDLTKENFGKVLDGFASGNPPKPGPQIDRQFSAPVGGPTTLKETT
- a CDS encoding NADH-quinone oxidoreductase subunit D, coding for MNEQPQNLRNFTINFGPQHPAAHGVLRLVLELDGEVVERVDPHIGLLHRGTEKLIEHKTYLQAIGYFDRLDYVAPMNQEHAFCLAAEKLLGIAVPRRGQLIRVLYCEIGRILSHLLNVTTQAMDVGALTPPLWGFEEREKLMVFYERASGARMHATYFRVGGVHQDLPPKLIDDIEAWCDPFLQVVADLETLLTGNRIFKQRNVDIGVVTLQQAWEWGFSGVMVRGSGAAWDLRKAQPYECYAEMDFDIPIGKNGDCYDRYCIRMEEMRQSVRIMKQCIAKLRAPDGQGPVVVEDNKIAPPRRGEMKRSMEALIHHFKLYTEGVHVPAGEVYAAVEAPKGEFGVYLVSDGTNKPYKCKIRAPGFAHLQAMDFICKGHLLADVSAILGSLDIVFGEVDR